A genome region from Apus apus isolate bApuApu2 chromosome 2, bApuApu2.pri.cur, whole genome shotgun sequence includes the following:
- the LOC127380466 gene encoding macrophage mannose receptor 1-like, producing the protein MAVYLLLIFLFSFSTSLQMSDSGIFSIYNEDSKLCAQAQNSSSVITTSCDQHNEFQKFRWVSATQLLSVALKLCLGVLSKADEAAIVLEPCNKTKELQWWECKDEMLATHGKELFLSYGKGKGKKVKLSKLSDKGSRWKIHGTADNVCSQRYEDIYTLGGNAFGAPCVFPFKLNGKWYAECIPRSDNPGSLWCATSSDFDKDQLFGKCPLKDTIHNDLWKTNPVTETHYQINSESLLTWHQARKSCQQQNAELLSVTDLHEEMFLLGLTSDLGINAKLWTGLFSPLDSGWQWIGGRPFRYLNWAPGNPSVESGKICGTFQGRNGKWENQACDRKLGYICQKRNSSSDSSTVASGDLKPFKCPREWVAYAGHCYRIYRTPKIWKAAQSSCRKEDGELASIHNIEEYSFTVSQLGYKPDDELWIGLNDFRAQMYFEWSDGTPVTYTKWHHGEPTHTQNKADCIVMKGEDGSWADSSCETKLGYICKRKPLEEESGEAEVTYPGCQKGWVKHGFYCYSVVQLPEMFSDAKKICEESKGYLATVTDRYEQAFLTSVIGFNPAKYFWIGLSDTEEEGMFKWASGDAVTFTHWNAGMPGKKSGCVAMTTGTSAGLWDILNCEEKNMFLCKQLVEGVTPPPPPTTTPPPSCPEGWQSTTHSSFCFKIFQEGREKMQTWFGARDFCRAIGGDLACIHSEEEQNLMVDLRENYHHSSYWMGLSALESDGGFVWSDGSPVNFEKWANGEPNNYDGNEKCGVFSNYNYMMWNDLFCEYMQDYVCQIKKGASLKPEPNSTFKYEYVVSEDDWIIYKHKEYYFSKERVPMEKARDFCKKHGGDLAVIESESEKNFVWKYAFYKDWGNGFYIGLSVSLDKTFQWMDGTPVNYVAWAPNEPNFANNDENCVIMYTQTGTWNDLNCGSLELFICERLNYTVRPTVAPTSPPPIGGCAEGWLLFDNKCFKVFGLNESDTLTWHAARNSCIKFGGNLATIPRKEMQASLMSLLKNAATDAWIGLNDINQEHKYLWTDGSPVYYTNWAKDSRSYYSKVDCVFMKKNPIEQAGKWKDEECKESKSYICQKNSDPKLQNSQPVIPMFGFNKYGDDHYAVINYKMSWEEAEKNCQEQLAELASVLDPYVDSYLWLQIVKHGEPAWIGFNSRMTHGHYKWSDRQRSRYHNWASGEPNKNTACVYIDLDGFWKTASCNETFYSLCKQSDEVIPSEPPQLPGTCPEPKRGRSWVPFRGHCYYVHTTSEESWPDASMVCIQMGASLVSIEDSAELNFLLYYLSPLGNEFRKFWIGLFKNIEGEWLWTDRTAVEFVNWEEGQPKAIFDEHCVYMDISSGTWRNYYCSVDHNFICKIPKIAEVEPTHESHAYNASKHEAAASSANSLGGMIVILIFFLLTGTGLTFYFFYKKRRDQQTVTPSFDNAIYRGDADPGTHESNCLVTNIEINEQATV; encoded by the exons CAGCTGCTGAGCGTGGCACTCAAGCTGTGCCTGGGAGTGCTCTCTAAGGCGGATGAGGCTGCCATCGTGTTGGAACCCTGTAACAAGACAAAGGAGCTTCAGTGGTGGGAATGTAAAGATGAGATGcttgcaacccatggcaagGAATTATTTCTCAGCTATggcaaagggaaggggaagaaagtcAAGTTGTCCAAATTATCGGACAAAGGGAGCAGGTGGAAAATCCATGGAACTGCAGACAACGTGTGCTCCCAGCGCTATGAGG ATATCTATACACTGGGAGGAAATGCCTTTGGTGCACCTTGCGTGTTCCCTTTTAAACTCAATGGTAAATGGTATGCTGAGTGCATCCCTCGGAGTGACAATCCAGGATCTCTCTGGTGTGCAACTTCTTCAGATTTTGATAAAGACCAACTTTTTGGAAAATGTCCCCTAAAAG ACACCATCCACAATGACCTCTGGAAGACAAATCCTGTGACAGAAACTCACTATCAGATAAACTCAGAGTCTCTTTTGACATGGCACCAAGCAAGAaaaagctgccagcagcagaatgCAGAATTATTAAGTGTCACAGACCTtcatgaagaaatgtttttattag GACTCACTAGTGACCTGGGTATCAATGCGAAGCTCTGGACTGGTCTGTTCAGTCCACTTGACAGTGGCTGGCAGTGGATTGGGGGCAGACCTTTCAGATACCTAAACTGGGCTCCAG GAAATCCCTCTGTGGAATCTGGAAAAATATGTGGAACCTTCCAAGGTAGGAATGGCAAATGGGAAAACCAGGCCTGTGATAGGAAACTGGGATATATCTGCCAAAAGAGAAACTCTTCCTCAGATTCCTCAACTGTTGCCTCAG gtGACTTAAAGCCTTTTAAGTGCCCCAGGGAATGGGTAGCCTATGCAGGCCATTGCTATAGAATTTACAGAACACCCAAAATATGGAAAGCAGCCCAGTCTTCATGTAGAAAAGAAGATGGAGAGCTGGCGAGTATCCATAATATTGAGGAGTACAGTTTTACAGTGTCTCAGCTTGGGTACA AGCCAGATGATGAACTGTGGATTGGTCTAAACGACTTCAGGGctcaaatgtattttgaatGGAGTGATGGAACACCTGTGACTTACACCAAGTGGCATCACGGAGAGCCAACCCACACACAGAATAAGGCAGACTGCATTGTTATGAAGggagag GATGGATCCTGGGCTGATAGTTCTTGTGAAACAAAACTTGGTTACATCTGTAAAAGGAAACCTTTGGAAGAAGAATCAGGGGAAGCTGAGGTTACTTATCCAGGCTGCCAGAAA GGCTGGGTGAAGCATGGCTTTTACTGCTACTCCGTGGTGCAGCTaccagaaatgttttcagatgcaaaaaaaatctgcGAAGAAAGCAAAGGTTACCTGGCTACGGTGACAGACAG ATATGAACAAGCTTTCTTGACTTCTGTAATTGGATTCAATCCAGCAAAGTATTTCTGGATTGGTCTCTCAGACACAGAGGAAGAAGGGATGTTCAAGTGGGCCTCTGGGGATGCAGTCACCTTTACTCACTGGAACGCAGGAATGCCTG gaaagaaatcagGCTGTGTGGCCATGACAACAGGAACTTCAGCTGGATTATGGGATATTTtgaactgtgaagaaaaaaacatgtttctctGCAAGCAGCTGGTGGAGGGAGTgaccccccctcctcctccaacGACGACCCCTCCCCCATCGTGCCCAGAGGGATGGCAATCCACTActcacagcagcttctgcttcaaA atttttcaggaaggaagggagaaaatgcAAACATGGTTTGGTGCAAGAGATTTTTGCAGAGCTATTGGAGGAGATTTGGCATGTATCCACAGTGAAGAAGAACAAAACCTAATGGTTGACTT AAGGGAGAATTATCATCACTCATCTTACTGGATGGGTTTAAGTGCCTTAGAATCTGACGGTGGATTTGTATGGAGTGATGGCTCACCA gtaaattttgaaaaatgggCAAATGGAGAACCGAACAATTATGATGGTAACGAAAAATGTGGCGTGTTTAGTAATTACAATTATATGATGTGGAATGATTTATTTTGTGAATATATGCAGGACTATGTCtgccaaataaaaaaag GAGCATCGCTGAAGCCAGAGCCTAATTCTACATTCA AGTATGAGTATGTTGTTAGTGAAGATGACTGGATAATATATAAGCACAAGGAATACTACTTCAGCAAGGAGCGCGTGCCTATGGAAAAAGCCAGAGACTTTTGCAAGAAGCATGGTGGTGACCTTGCTGTCATTGAGagtgaaagtgaaaaaaattttgtttggaaatat GCTTTCTACAAGGACTGGGGAAATGGCTTCTATATTGGCTTAAGTGTGAGCCTTGATAAGACATTCCA gTGGATGGATGGAACTCCAGTGAACTATGTTGCCTGGGCTCCAAATGAACCCAATTTTGCAAATAATGATGAGAACTGTGTGATCATGTATACCCAAACAG GTACATGGAATGATCTCAACTGCGGCAGTCTTGAGCTATTCATCTGTGAAAGGCTTAACTATACTGTTCGTCCAACTGTTGCTCCCACTTCACCACCACCAATTGGTGGGTGTGCAGAAGGCTGGCTCCTCTTTGATAACAAG tgtttcaaagtATTTGGCCTTAATGAAAGTGATACATTGACATGGCACGCTGCAAGGAACAGTTGTATTAAATTTGGAGGAAATCTGGCTACTATaccaagaaaagaaatgcaag cTTCTCTCATGTCCCtcttaaaaaatgctgcaacaGATGCTTGGATTGGACTGAATGACATAAATCAGGAGCACAAATACTTATGGACAGATGGAAGCCCAGTTTACTACACAAATTGGGCAAAAGATTCTCGAAGTTATTACAGTAAG GTTGACTGTGTCTTTATGAAAAAGAACCCTATTGAACAAGCAGGGAAATGGAAGGATGAAGAatgtaaagaaagcaaaagttaCATATGCCAGAAAAATTCTG ACCCCAAACTGCAAAACTCTCAACCCGTAATTCCGATGTTTGGCTTTAACAAGTATGGTGATGACCACTATGCAGTCATCAACTACAAAATGAgctgggaagaagcagagaagaactGCCAAGAGCAGCTTGCAGAGCTCGCCAGTGTTTTGGATCCTTATGTTGATTCTTACCTGTGGTTACAAATAGTAAAGCATGGGGAGCCTGCCTGGATTGGTTTTAACAGCAGGATG ACTCATGGCCATTACAAATGGTCAGATAGACAGAGAAGCAGATACCATAACTGGGCCAGTGGAGAACCAAATAAGAACACAGCCTGTGTCTATATAGATTTGGATGGGTTTTGGAAGACAGCATCTTGCAACGAAACATTTTACTCTCTCTGTAAACAATCTGATG AGGTAATCCCCAGTGAGCCACCACAGCTTCCTGGCACTTGTCCTGAACCAAAACGTGGTAGATCTTGGGTTCCCTTTCGTGGTCACTGCTACTATGTTCACACCACTTCTGAGGAAAGCTGGCCAGATGCTTCCATGGTGTGTATTCAAATGG GTGCTTCTCTGGTTTCCATAGAAGATTCAGCTGAGCTGAACTTTCTCTTATATTATTTGTCTCCACTTGGAAATGAATTCAGGAAGTTTTGGATAGGATTGTTCAAAAATATTGAAG GGGAATGGCTATGGACAGACAGAACTGCAGTAGAATTTGTCAACTGGGAGGAAGGACAGCCTAAAGCAATTTTTGATGAACACTGTGTTTATATGGATATCTCAAGTGGAACCTGGAGGAACTATTACTGCTCTGTTGACCacaattttatttgcaaaatccCCAAAA ttgcTGAAGTTGAGCCAACCCATGAGTCACATGCCTATAATG CATCAAAACatgaagctgctgcttcatctGCAAACAGTTTAGGTGGGATGATTGTTATACTGATCTTCTTTCTGCTAACAGGAACTGGTCTTACATTCTATTTCTTCTATAAAAAAAGACGTGATCAGCAAACAGTTACGCCCAGCTTTGACAATGCCATATACCGTGGTGATGCTGATCCTGGAACCCATGAGTCAAATTGTCTTGTGACCAATATTGAAATAAATGAGCAGGCAACAGTTTAA